In Nitrosopumilaceae archaeon, the following proteins share a genomic window:
- a CDS encoding vWA domain-containing protein: MIEKRETFFDVVYDIFYKVANQTPENVSFLFSYEANYPLINFRPQLELTMPLPKIQDGNFVFEGMVFENSDKGKAALWGLFLASIYHLAAHAAVSRYHVYAQWCKKKTADVCWKVIDFIEDIAVEKHLSDNYPEIWKNIVNINTSLISTRNDQKIIIQKNNSDEKKNSKLYCIGDEERIEKMRQEILSTGVNQTNEENTLSYADALYASRGLISQNVFPYVEHHNDKQFIKFEKKGVEFKVDGLFEKNIILLNELWEENEKQKSKLLRRFKKGLKGLSFDSVIIPPGDLHKFEEIRIKILPMLRKIRQQVRMIVNVEDDPKSDELGIVNMQFAIQAIASENTSMDIYDRDTFRRAEEAWLILVDTSASMKLKFDKIKEFAICIAEAATELTGKPDAWGMYSFDNNITILKDFNEKYNNEVKARIGSLKGGGLSLLPDALEFSSRILASDAREKKHIFILTDGHPSGYDQIEKRFAKVVKVIEMSSTSLIAVGLSKKMARNFRNSVKGSDLKQLVSNFIAAYRAVSLDM; encoded by the coding sequence ATGATCGAAAAGCGAGAGACATTTTTTGATGTCGTTTATGATATTTTTTATAAAGTGGCAAACCAAACCCCTGAAAACGTTAGTTTTTTGTTCTCATATGAAGCAAATTACCCCTTGATTAACTTTAGACCACAGCTTGAACTAACTATGCCGTTACCAAAAATTCAGGATGGGAATTTTGTTTTTGAAGGTATGGTTTTTGAGAATTCGGATAAAGGGAAGGCCGCTCTCTGGGGGCTGTTTTTGGCCTCGATCTATCACCTAGCAGCGCACGCAGCTGTTTCAAGGTACCATGTTTATGCACAATGGTGTAAAAAAAAGACAGCAGATGTTTGTTGGAAGGTAATTGATTTTATTGAGGATATTGCAGTAGAGAAACACTTATCTGATAATTATCCTGAAATTTGGAAGAATATAGTGAATATTAACACTAGTCTAATTTCTACACGTAACGATCAAAAAATCATTATACAAAAAAATAATTCTGATGAGAAAAAAAACTCAAAACTATATTGTATTGGTGATGAAGAAAGAATTGAAAAAATGAGACAAGAGATTCTTTCAACGGGAGTAAACCAAACCAATGAAGAAAATACACTGTCCTATGCCGATGCATTATATGCTTCAAGAGGTCTAATTTCACAAAATGTTTTTCCATATGTAGAACATCATAACGATAAACAATTCATAAAATTTGAAAAAAAGGGTGTTGAATTTAAAGTAGATGGATTATTTGAGAAAAATATAATATTATTAAATGAACTATGGGAGGAAAATGAAAAACAGAAATCCAAATTGCTTAGAAGATTTAAAAAAGGATTAAAGGGATTGAGTTTTGACTCAGTTATTATTCCGCCTGGTGATTTGCATAAATTTGAGGAAATAAGAATAAAAATTCTTCCCATGCTAAGAAAAATCCGTCAACAAGTGCGTATGATAGTTAATGTAGAAGACGATCCAAAATCTGATGAACTTGGCATAGTAAACATGCAATTTGCAATACAAGCAATTGCATCAGAAAATACTAGTATGGATATTTATGATAGAGATACATTTAGACGAGCTGAAGAAGCTTGGTTAATTTTAGTAGATACTAGTGCAAGCATGAAACTAAAATTTGATAAAATTAAAGAATTTGCAATATGTATTGCAGAGGCTGCCACCGAACTTACTGGAAAACCAGATGCTTGGGGCATGTACAGCTTTGATAACAATATTACAATTCTTAAAGATTTTAATGAGAAATACAATAATGAAGTAAAGGCAAGAATAGGATCTTTGAAGGGAGGCGGACTATCTCTGCTTCCAGATGCTTTAGAGTTTTCTAGCAGAATTCTTGCATCAGACGCAAGAGAGAAAAAACATATCTTCATTCTTACTGATGGACATCCATCGGGATATGACCAAATTGAGAAGCGTTTTGCCAAGGTTGTAAAAGTGATAGAAATGTCAAGTACATCACTTATAGCAGTGGGATTATCAAAGAAAATGGCTCGTAATTTCAGGAATTCTGTAAAAGGCTCTGATTTAAAACAACTTGTATCTAACTTTATTGCTGCGTATAGGGCTGTTTCTCTTGATATGTAA